The DNA sequence ATAATATAATTTTTCCGTATCCTCCAATCACTCTCCAAAACCAATTCGCCGAACGCATCGAAAAAATAGAAGCCCAAAAACAAATGGCGCAGGAAAGTTTGGCAAAAAGTGAAGAGCTTTTCCAGAGTTTGCTGCAGGAATCTTTTAAATAAACACCAATGACAGAAGAATTATTAAAATCCATCCTCAATGAACTTGTCAGTCTCAATAAAAAAATTGAGAATATCGAAGAAGTTGTAGAGATCATTTCCGGTAAAATGAATGATACAGAAGAGCAATCTGAGAAGTTAATAGCAACAGCCAAAGCCATTGAGAAAAGTACCGACGGCGTCCGCAGTGATATTTCAGATCTTCAGTCAAAGGTCATTTACAATATGCCAAATCTTGGAAACCTGGAATATACCGTGAACAAGATAGATTTCGAAACGATTACAGAAAGTTTAAAGCAGATTGCTAAAAATACACAGTAAAAAGTCGCAAGAGTTTTCCATAGTTTGAAAAATTTATATCCTTAAATAGTTTTTACAGAAAATAATTGAATTTTCGTTTATTTCGTTTATATTTGTATAGATAAAAATAATACATTCGTATGGAAGCCTTAGATATATTAAAAAAACCAACCAAGGTAGAGCAGAAATCTGCCAAGCTTTCTTATGCCGCATTGGCAGCTGCACTGGCGCACATAGACAAAGAAGAAACAGAAATTGAGATTGAAGAAACTCAGGATAAAATTATTTTACCTTCACGCGCATTACAATTGTTAGGTGACATTTTGAAGGCAATGAGCGAAGGAAAACCCATTTCTATAGTTCCTGTAGCAACGGAAGTAACCACTCAAAAAGCAGCTGAGATTTTAGGATGTTCAAGACCACATTTGGTAAAACTACTGGAAGAAGGATCAATAGAATTTACCAAAGTGGGCAAGCACCGAAGAATAAAATTTGAAGATGTCATCCGCTATCAAAATCAAATGAAACAGGAACAGAAGAAACATCTGATCGATATGATGAACGCAGACGAAGAAGACGGTTTGTATGATACATAGTGTAAAATTTAAAGCAATCTTAGACACGAATGTAATCTATCCCATCATCATTCGTGATTTGTTACTTTGGTTTGCACACTATGATCTCTACACCCCAAAATGGAGTGAAGGTATCTTTGGCGAATGGAAAAGAGTAATGCTGGAAAAAGATATTGATGAAAAGGAAGCTGAAAAAAGAATCAAACGTGTAAACTCTGCTTTTCCTGATGCGCTGGTTCAGAACTATGAGCCGTTGATTGCAAATCTGGAAATGAAAGATGTGGATGACCGTCACGTTCTGGCAGCAGCTATAAAAAGTAACGCCAATGTTATTGTGACCAATAATCTGAGAGATTTTCCGGCAGAATACTTATCAACCTTCGGGCTTTCTGCAAAGTCTGCAGACGATTTCTTAACCGATATTATCGACTTGAACCAAGATATCGCCATCAAAGCATTCAAAGAAATGGTTCTCAATAAAAGAAATCCCGCCATGGATGAGTATCAGGTTTTAGAAAGTATGAGAAAAGTAGGTCTGGAAGATACTGCTAATTACCTGCACGCAATGCTTTAATTGGCTTGTACATCCCAAATTTTATTGTTAATTTTAGCTTTTCACACCTTTAGGATATGACCAATTTTACATTTCTTCAAAAAGAATTTCCCTCGCTCTTCGAAGAGATTACTGAGGCTGAACTTCACACCTTCACGGCACCTCGTTATGCAGCGCTGTTATGCAGAAGTACCCTGGAGAAAACACTGTTTTGGTTGTACAAAAATGATGAAGATCTGGAATTTCCTTATGATACCAAACTGGCTTCATTACTATTGAATGATGCTTTCAAAGGAATTATCAAACCAAGTATGTCGGCAGAGCTCGACATCGTTCGCCGTTTTGGAAATGATGCGGCACACGGAAAAAAAATCCGGGCTTTAGACGCATTGCAATGCTTAAAGAATACGTTTCGTTTTCTGTCCTGGGTAAGTAAATATTATAGTGAAGAAGATCCTGATATTCCGGAATTTCGTGAAGGATTGATCCCTTATGGCGATATTGATGATAAATCTACGAGACAACTGGAAGAACTTTCTGCTAAATTTGAGCAGCAAAGAAAAGATGCTGAAAAAGCAGCTAAGGAGCAGGAGTTTTTACTGGAAGAAAATAACCGTTTAAAGGCTCAGGTTGAAGAACATCTGCGAAATGTAGCAGAAAGAAAGGAGCAGAGAATTCAGGAATATCAAAATCAGGAGCCTGTTCCAGAACTCACTTCTGAACTTCAAACCCGTAAAACTCTCATCGACTTATTATTGAGAGAAGCAGGTTGGGACCATTTTGAACCAGGTATCAACATTGAATATAAATTACACGGAATGCCGATCTCTACCAATCCATCCGGAATTGGATATGCAGATTATGTTTTGTGGGATGACGACGGAAAGCCCCTTGCCGTGGTAGAAGCTAAGAAAACATTGAGTGATGCTACTAAAGGAAGACATCAGGCTTCCTTATACGCTGACTGCCTGGAAACTGAATTTGGGCAAAGGCCACTCATTTTTTATACCAACGGCTTTAATACTTATCTTTGGGACGACACATTCAACATCCCGAGAAAAGTATATGGCTTTTATAAAAAAGAAGAGCTTCAGTCATTGATCAGGCGTAGAGAAGAAAGAATGGATCTTCGTTCTTTTCAGGTGAATACTGACATTGTGGGTAGACCTTATCAGTTGCAGGCCATTCAAAGAGTTGCCGAAGCAATGGTTACTGAAAAAAACAACAATTTACTCGGTAAAAATCGAAAAGCTTTATTAGTGATGGCTACCGGAAGCGGAAAAACAAGAACAGCCGCTGCCATTGTAGATATGATGACCAAATGCAACTGGGCAAAAAGAATTCTGTTTCTTGCAGACCGTAATGCATTGGTAACACAGGCCAAAAATGCTTTTAAAGAGCATCTGCCTCATTTGTCTGCTATAGATTTAACTAAGGAAAAAGAAGATCAGCACGCCCGCGTGGTGTTTTCTACTTATCCCACCATTCTGAACCGGATTGATGCATCAAAAGTAGATGAACAGAAAATGTATGGGGTAGGACATTTTGATTTAATTATTATTGATGAAGCACACCGGTCTGTGTATCAAAAATACCAGGCAATCTTTGATTATTTTGACTCGATTCTGATTGGTTTAACGGCCACCCCGAAGAAAGACATCGACATCAATACCTATCATCTTTTTGAGATTGAAGATGATAATCCCACGTTTTCTTATGAATTGGATGAAGCTGTAAACAGCAATTATCTGGTGCCACCAAAAGCATTTACAGTACCTGTAAAATTCCCCAGAGAAGGCATAAAATACAAAGAACTGAGCGATAAGGATAAAAAGCATTTTGATGATCTTTTCGGTATTGATGCTGCCTCGGAAGAGGATGATGATAATCCGGTAATTGGGAAAAGCAAAATCAACAGTTTCCTTTTCAATACAGACACCGTAGATTTGGTACTGGATTACCTGATGACAAATGGTCTTCACGTAGAGGAAGGTGACAAATTAGGAAAAACGATTATTTTCGCTAAAAATCATAAACACGCCCTTTTTATAGAAGAAAGATTCAATAAAAATTATCCGGAATACCAAGGAAAATTTCTGCGGGTTATTGATAACTACGAAGACAAAGCCCAGGATCTTTTAGAAAAATTCTGTTTTGACAAAGGTGATGATAAAGATCCGCAAATTGCTGTCTCTGTAGATATGATGGACACAGGGGTTGATGCTCCAAGAGTTGTGAATCTAGTTTTCTTCAAAGAAGTAAAGTCCTATTCAAAATACTGGCAAATGATTGGTCGGGGTACACGTCTTTGCCCGGACCTATTTGGAGCAGGAAGAGATAAAGAGTTTTTTCTGATCTTCGACATCTGTGGTAATTTCGAATTTTTTGATGAATTCCCTGAAGGTACGATTGCGACAAGATCAAAATCTTTGCAGCAACAGCTTTTTACAGCACAGTTGGACGTTGTTCAAAGTATCAGAACCAATCCCGAATCCACTCAGGAAGATCTGGATTTTGCGGATATGTATGCCGATGATTTGCATAAAAAAATACTGAAACTTGATGAAAGTCGTTTTGAAGTAAGAAAACACTGGGAATTTGTGATGAAATACAAGGATAAAAAAGCCTGGGAACATCTTACTAATACTTCAATAATAGAAATTGAAAACCATCTTTCGCATTTAGTATCTTATACCGAAGATAAAGACGAACTGGCTAAGAAATTTGATCTTATTATCTATCATCTTCAGTTTGCAATTCTGAATGCTTCTAAAAAGCAAATCAATCTTATTGAGAACATTAGACGTGTGGGAACGTTACTTCAGAAAAAAAAGAATATTACTTCAGTTAAAGTCAAAGAAAATACAGTAGACACAATTGTTTCGGAAGAATTTTGGAGCACGGTCAATCTTAAGAACCTAGAAAAAATAAGGGAAGATCTTCGAGGTCTGATTCATCTGCTAAAGGATGATTCTAAAGAGCCTATTGTATACTCAAACTTCAAAGACGAATTGAACCCTGACTACATACAAGAGCGCGATCTATTGGAAAACTACACTACGCTGCAAAGCTACAAAGACAGGGTAGAAAACTTTATCCGAAAAAATAAAAATCATCTGGTTATTGATAAAATATACCGGGGCATTCCTATTTCTTCGCGCGATTTGAATTCGTTAGAAGAATTTCTCACCTATGAAAAGTTTTATACTGAAGAAATTGAAAAAGAATATGGAACGAAATCCTTAGGAATATTTGTACGCCGGGTTTTAGGACTGGATATAGAAGCTGCCAATCATCATTTCTCAAGCTTCATCCAGGAAGAAAATCTAAATGCCAATCAGATTTTATTTGTACAGAAGATAATCGATTATCTTAATAAAAATGGTGTTTTAGAAAAACATATGCTTACACAATCTCCATTTACAGATTTTGATGACCAAGGCGTTTTCGGGGTTTTTGATGAGAATCAGAAATCTGCACGAATCATTAAATTGGTAGAAGAGATTTACCACAGTGCAGAAATTGCATAAGATTAAATAACTCATCTTACACAAGATTATACAATATAAAGTAAACTAATCAATCTTGTGCATTTATACTGCACAGAAGAGTTTTATTTTTGCTCTATAAACAAGAAAAAGTTCTTTGAAAAGCCTGTTTTAAGATTTTGATTTTGCCTGCTGTTGGAGATTTTTCCAAAAACCGGCAGGTGTTCCGAAAGTTTGCACTTTCGGAATAAAGGTTAGGTGATTATTTATTGTCGATTTTCTTCAGTTGAGATTTTATTTATTATTTCAATAGAATTTTATTATTATATATTTCAACGTGGGTCTACGCCCAAAAACTGATATTAGTAAAAACCCTCACTTATTTTTTTTATAATTGAATAGATAAAGAAAACAGAAACAGGCTTCAGAGAATGACTCAAATGATATGGATACAAAAGAAATTACGATAGAGCAGAAAAAAAAGATAGTTGAATTTTTCGGGGTAGTAAATACGTCGTTCGGATTTTGTGTCCTTTTGAACTACTGCCAAAGAATTTTGTATCCAAAAACAGTCTATCAGATTTCACAGTTTGAATTGAGAACACTTGCACATCCTGATTCAAAAAAGAGATACAAAACATTTACTATACGCAAAAAAAATGGTGGTACCAGGACTATTCATGCCCCGAAGCCAGAACTTAAGATGGTATTAAGATGCATCAATTTGATTTTGCAATGTGTTTACACTGTTCATGAAAATGCCAATGGTTTTGTAGAAGGAAAATCTGTGGTGGATAATGCTAAACTTCACTGTAACAACAATTATATTTTCAATATTGACTTAAAAGACTTCTTTCCAAGCATTGAGATTGGAAGAGTTCTAAACCGTTTGAGCTATCCACCATTCAATTTTAAGAAAGAAAAAGGAACCGAAGAAATCGGTAATTATATTGCATGGTTAGCTTGTGAAAACACCCTCGTGGAACGGGAGTTAGATGGAAATATTATAAAAACAGTAAAAAGAGTGCTCCCGCAAGGTTCACCCACATCTCCCATACTCAGCAATATTATTTGCGAAAGATTAGACCGTAGATTAACTGGTCTCGCAAATAGATTTGGTTTAAGATATAGCCGCTATGCCGATGATGTTACATTTAGCTCAATGCACAATGTATATCAAAAAGATGGCGAGTTTCGTAAAGAAATGGAACGTATTATATCTGAACAGTACTTTACTATTAATCAAAGTAAAGTTCGTCTGCAGAAATCTATCATGAGGCAGGAAGTTACAGGAATTACCGTAAATAAACAGGTCAATGTATCTCAAAAATATATAAAACAACTTAGAATGTGGTTGTACTATTGGGAATCTTATGGTACAGTCAAAGGATTGTCACTGTTTTTACAATCGTATATAAAAGACAAATCTCACGTGAAAAAAGTGGTTCCGACTCCGGAATTTATGGAAGCAGTCATTGGTGGGAAACTGAATTACCTCTCTATGGTAAAAGGAACTGAAAACTCTACTTATTTAAAGCTAAAGGAACGTTTTGACAAGCTTTCTTCAAATTATGTTGACATAGATAATATTCTTTCAGTCTGGGAAGAAAATGGGATTGATGAAGCGATAAACTTATATTCAAAAACCGTATAAAATGGCGAAAGACAAATATGACTTTATCCAAGAATTATTGGAAAATAAAAAACTAAAACCTGCTCAACGAGAGCGAGTATTAATGCTTGCGAAAGAGGAAATAAAAAAAGATGGTGTCTTTGGAAAAGATCTTGAGGAAAGAGTTAAGAAACTGGAGATGAGCATTGAGGGAAAGACAACTATAGATAATAAAAATAAACAGGCTGAAACTTTCATAAATAAACATGATCCTAAATCCATGGTAAGTTTCCTAAATGGTTTTAGTAAAAATGATGACCTAAAATGGTTTACACATAAGCCAGATCCAAATCAAGAGTTTAATTATCCGGATTATATACTTTATGCGAAGGAACTGTTGCCAAAAAACGCAAAAGTTAATATTAATTTTTTGACATATTCTAATATTAGAAATTTTTTGTTTTTGACAGAAGATAATAATGGTAATAGATATCCATGTTGGAAAAATTACAATGAAAACATAAACTACACTTGGTGTGATATAAAAGATTGGTGCGAAATTCATCCGAACATTCATCCATATACTGCTGAGATAAACGGAGAGTCATTCGAAATATTTATCAATCAGTTTAAAAATGTTATAGAATTTAGAACTGATGTGAGTGACTTTAATTTTTTCAATAGGATTAAAGAACTAATTAAAACCAGATTATCAAAAGATGTAAAGCCAAAGTACTTGGATGGATTCAGAAATATAGGACAAACTTTAAATACTTATATCGATACTAACTTGTTTTTCCATGCTATAATACAAATTATAGAGTGGATTAATATAAATAAAGCGAAATCGAACGAGGTATCCTTTGACTTAGTGGATCGAGATGGTTTTTATCAATTTGAAATTTTCCACAAAAATAGTTATATGTCATATGCCCCAGATAGTCTTAAAATTATGGGTCAGCAAGGAGATTTTGATAAAACCAAAAAGAATTTATTTTGTGTTGCTGATTGGGAAATTGAAACAGAATTGGATAATAAAAAGAATTACCGAATCACGTGTTTAGATGACAATACCGTGGTCGAAATTAAAAATAAACAAAATGTAATTTCTAAAAATATTATTTCAGAATTAGATTATAAAATTGGAGGACTCAAACATATATTAAAACTATATAAAACCATATAAAATGATTTATCTATTTGAAGACAGAAAAGGTCGAATGCTTGAGTATTTTAGTGAAGGTATAAATAATTCATTTCTCAAAGAAGCAATTTTTGATTGTTCGGATGAAGAAATTGATCAATATATTCATGATAATTTCAAAGATGCTACTTGTATTCTTTTTCACAAATCTTACAACTTTCCAAATAGAAGGATTAAAAGTGATCTGGTAAAAGAGTCATTTTTGAGAAAAAATATACCGTTTGTTTATTTTAGTGGCGGTCTTAAGAATAATCTATTGATCGATAAACAAGTGTATACAGGTAATGTAGATAGTGGGGATATGTATAATAATTTAAATCTATTTTTAGAGCAAAAATCTATTAATATTCCTCTTTTAATTTACGGAACACGATACTTATTAAATTCATTACTAGAATTACAAAACAGAATAATAAAATATCTTTTTGATAAACTCGACAATCAAACACTTAACAATGATGATTTAGACGAAATTGAAGATATAATTTACACTAGAATAAATGAACCGGAACTTGCGGTCGATAAAAGTAAATTAACGCAATGGATTCAAAATAAAATTGGTAAAGAAGAAATTAAAATAGAAGTTTTAAAATCTCAAATAGAAAAATTAATAGAAAAATATTAAAGTATGAAAACTATTTATTTTCATCAGAAGTCAGGATTTGAAGATAGATTTGAAATTGCCTTACTTAACAGTATGAGCAACGAAGAATCAATCAAAATACAAACATTTAGCAAAGAACAGATTAACAAATATTTACCTTCCAAATTTGAATATGATGCTGATTCTTTTGATGTGCTTTTAATTCCTACTGTTTTTGATTCTTCCAATTATATGAGTTACGACGGGATAGAATTTGCTCTCTTCTGGTATTTCCATTTAATAAAAAAGGAAAAGCCATTTGCAATTGTGCTTCTCGGAACTGAATCAACTTCATCATTTTTTCAGCATTGTGATTATTCGAATTTTCTTAAATGCCCCAATGTACATTATGTACATTTTAATTATGAAAAGATAACCGCATTTTTAAAGAGGTTGGATTTAAAAGACTTCTCGTCGAGAGATTATCTTAATGCTTTGAAAAATGTAAATCTAAAACCTTCTACAAGCTACAAAACTCATCATTCCATCGCTAACGAATGGGCAATTTATCGCTGGTCTAATACGATAGGAGCTACAGATAAAGATATTGAGAAGATTGAAAACAAAGTTGAAAATCAATTGTACTTCAAATATTTACAAAGTATTTTTCCTATAAGTGATATTCCTAAAATTGAAGAAAATGAACTCAAAATTAAACACTTACAAGATTCAAAAATTCTTTATATTGATGACGAAGCAGATAAGGGTTGGTATGAGATTTTTTGTAAAATTTTAGTTGATATAAACGAAGTGCAAGAATTTGATTATTTGGGTGATGAATTAAAAGATAAATCACAAGAAGAAATCATCAATCTTTCATTGAATAAAATAAAAGAACAAGATACAGACATTGTAATTCTTGATTTCCGTTTGCATGAAAATGACTTTACTGATGATATTTCAGAAGTTACAGGTTTGAAAATTTTAAAAGAAATAAAGAAAATCAATCCAGGAATTCAAGTGATTATCTTTTCAGCAACCAATAAAATCTGGAATTTACAAGCTTTACAAAATGCTGGTGCAGACGGATTTATTGTTAAAGAATCACCAGAAAATAGTGTGGAATCAAAATTTACAGAAGAAATTATTCGGTCTTTCATCTATGAGTTATATAAAGCAAACCAAAGAAGGTTTTTGAAAAGAGTATTCAATTTATTAAACAAAATTTCATCTAACATCTTAAACAAGGATTCTATTGATGAAACGGAATTTGATGGTTTTTTGAAATTGACATTGAAACAAACAGAAATTATAAAAGCATCTGCAAAAAAACTAGAACTAATAGATAAATCAACAATAGATATTGTTTATTTAAATTGTTTTAATTTTTTAGAGCATTTTAAAAATGAATACTATCTCAAATATGACACTGAAGATTATGCCTATTACCTAGGTCTTGAAAAAAGTAATGTAATTAGATATAGTTATAATAAAAACAATTTCAATATTACCGATCATAAAATATTCGTACCTAATAATGTAAATGATAAGCCATCTTTTTTTAACTCTCTTGCATGTATAATTGTCGATTATTTTGGATTATGTGATTATGAAAATATTTTAATTGTAAAGCTGGCAAAAGTAACAGAAAAAAGAAACAAGTTTATACATGGAAGCAAAGATCATTTTGATCAAAATGAGTTAGAAATAATCATTGAGATAATGGAAAAATTAACCAATGAGATGAAAGAATAACTATCATTGCAAATAAAGGTCTTCAACTTTTCAACTTTGCTTTGCAAATAAATATTACTAATTTAAAAACCAAAAGCATGTCATATCTAAACCTAAAAATCAACAGATCATTATATGGTAATGTAAAGAGGATATCATCTCCAACCCTAAAAACTGGAGATCGATTTGTTCTAGAAGGAGACGACAATCTTTGGTTTAAATTAAATATTGTTTCAACTCATAATCAATATCTCTGTTCAAATGAGGAAGGAAAGACAAAGCTGCTTGATGGTGATCTTAAAGTGACCAGAATAAATGGTATCTGTGCATCACTTAATTTTCATTCGAAAGAAATAGTCAAACATTTTTTGGAAAACCATTTAATTTAGGTCAATATGGATATTAAATCTTTTTTTCAGATTACGCTCAATGCCGATCAGGAAAACGTCATCCAAAATTTAGAAGATTTTTTGGAAAGCGATGACTCTGCATTTTTAGTAAAAGGTTATGCCGGAACCGGAAAAACTACTTTGATAAAAGGAGTTATCGATGCCTTAAATGCAAATAAAAAGAGATTTGTGGTCTGCGCACCAACAGGTAGAGCTGCCAAGATTTTGAGAAATAAAACAGGATATGGCAAAACGATCCATTCAACTATTTATGATTTTGATAATTTAAAGACTATCAATTCTGATAAAGAAGATTTTGCGGAACATTCCTTTCAATATTATTTTCCGGTAGTCAAGTTAGAACAAAACACGATCATTATTGTAGATGAAGCCTCCATGATTTCTTCCAGAGAAAATAAAAACGAACTTTTTACATTTGGCTCTAATATTTTATTGAACGATTTGCTAACGTTTGCTCAGCTACATAATAATACTAATAACAAAATAATTTTCGTCGGT is a window from the Chryseobacterium oryzae genome containing:
- a CDS encoding helix-turn-helix domain-containing protein; this translates as MEALDILKKPTKVEQKSAKLSYAALAAALAHIDKEETEIEIEETQDKIILPSRALQLLGDILKAMSEGKPISIVPVATEVTTQKAAEILGCSRPHLVKLLEEGSIEFTKVGKHRRIKFEDVIRYQNQMKQEQKKHLIDMMNADEEDGLYDT
- a CDS encoding DEAD/DEAH box helicase family protein: MTNFTFLQKEFPSLFEEITEAELHTFTAPRYAALLCRSTLEKTLFWLYKNDEDLEFPYDTKLASLLLNDAFKGIIKPSMSAELDIVRRFGNDAAHGKKIRALDALQCLKNTFRFLSWVSKYYSEEDPDIPEFREGLIPYGDIDDKSTRQLEELSAKFEQQRKDAEKAAKEQEFLLEENNRLKAQVEEHLRNVAERKEQRIQEYQNQEPVPELTSELQTRKTLIDLLLREAGWDHFEPGINIEYKLHGMPISTNPSGIGYADYVLWDDDGKPLAVVEAKKTLSDATKGRHQASLYADCLETEFGQRPLIFYTNGFNTYLWDDTFNIPRKVYGFYKKEELQSLIRRREERMDLRSFQVNTDIVGRPYQLQAIQRVAEAMVTEKNNNLLGKNRKALLVMATGSGKTRTAAAIVDMMTKCNWAKRILFLADRNALVTQAKNAFKEHLPHLSAIDLTKEKEDQHARVVFSTYPTILNRIDASKVDEQKMYGVGHFDLIIIDEAHRSVYQKYQAIFDYFDSILIGLTATPKKDIDINTYHLFEIEDDNPTFSYELDEAVNSNYLVPPKAFTVPVKFPREGIKYKELSDKDKKHFDDLFGIDAASEEDDDNPVIGKSKINSFLFNTDTVDLVLDYLMTNGLHVEEGDKLGKTIIFAKNHKHALFIEERFNKNYPEYQGKFLRVIDNYEDKAQDLLEKFCFDKGDDKDPQIAVSVDMMDTGVDAPRVVNLVFFKEVKSYSKYWQMIGRGTRLCPDLFGAGRDKEFFLIFDICGNFEFFDEFPEGTIATRSKSLQQQLFTAQLDVVQSIRTNPESTQEDLDFADMYADDLHKKILKLDESRFEVRKHWEFVMKYKDKKAWEHLTNTSIIEIENHLSHLVSYTEDKDELAKKFDLIIYHLQFAILNASKKQINLIENIRRVGTLLQKKKNITSVKVKENTVDTIVSEEFWSTVNLKNLEKIREDLRGLIHLLKDDSKEPIVYSNFKDELNPDYIQERDLLENYTTLQSYKDRVENFIRKNKNHLVIDKIYRGIPISSRDLNSLEEFLTYEKFYTEEIEKEYGTKSLGIFVRRVLGLDIEAANHHFSSFIQEENLNANQILFVQKIIDYLNKNGVLEKHMLTQSPFTDFDDQGVFGVFDENQKSARIIKLVEEIYHSAEIA
- a CDS encoding PIN domain-containing protein, yielding MIHSVKFKAILDTNVIYPIIIRDLLLWFAHYDLYTPKWSEGIFGEWKRVMLEKDIDEKEAEKRIKRVNSAFPDALVQNYEPLIANLEMKDVDDRHVLAAAIKSNANVIVTNNLRDFPAEYLSTFGLSAKSADDFLTDIIDLNQDIAIKAFKEMVLNKRNPAMDEYQVLESMRKVGLEDTANYLHAML
- a CDS encoding response regulator; translation: MKTIYFHQKSGFEDRFEIALLNSMSNEESIKIQTFSKEQINKYLPSKFEYDADSFDVLLIPTVFDSSNYMSYDGIEFALFWYFHLIKKEKPFAIVLLGTESTSSFFQHCDYSNFLKCPNVHYVHFNYEKITAFLKRLDLKDFSSRDYLNALKNVNLKPSTSYKTHHSIANEWAIYRWSNTIGATDKDIEKIENKVENQLYFKYLQSIFPISDIPKIEENELKIKHLQDSKILYIDDEADKGWYEIFCKILVDINEVQEFDYLGDELKDKSQEEIINLSLNKIKEQDTDIVILDFRLHENDFTDDISEVTGLKILKEIKKINPGIQVIIFSATNKIWNLQALQNAGADGFIVKESPENSVESKFTEEIIRSFIYELYKANQRRFLKRVFNLLNKISSNILNKDSIDETEFDGFLKLTLKQTEIIKASAKKLELIDKSTIDIVYLNCFNFLEHFKNEYYLKYDTEDYAYYLGLEKSNVIRYSYNKNNFNITDHKIFVPNNVNDKPSFFNSLACIIVDYFGLCDYENILIVKLAKVTEKRNKFIHGSKDHFDQNELEIIIEIMEKLTNEMKE
- a CDS encoding reverse transcriptase family protein; the encoded protein is MDTKEITIEQKKKIVEFFGVVNTSFGFCVLLNYCQRILYPKTVYQISQFELRTLAHPDSKKRYKTFTIRKKNGGTRTIHAPKPELKMVLRCINLILQCVYTVHENANGFVEGKSVVDNAKLHCNNNYIFNIDLKDFFPSIEIGRVLNRLSYPPFNFKKEKGTEEIGNYIAWLACENTLVERELDGNIIKTVKRVLPQGSPTSPILSNIICERLDRRLTGLANRFGLRYSRYADDVTFSSMHNVYQKDGEFRKEMERIISEQYFTINQSKVRLQKSIMRQEVTGITVNKQVNVSQKYIKQLRMWLYYWESYGTVKGLSLFLQSYIKDKSHVKKVVPTPEFMEAVIGGKLNYLSMVKGTENSTYLKLKERFDKLSSNYVDIDNILSVWEENGIDEAINLYSKTV